In Sideroxyarcus emersonii, one DNA window encodes the following:
- a CDS encoding SPOR domain-containing protein, with protein sequence MAKQTTEEESSLMRQTRRRLIGAVALVLLVVILLPVVFDKEPAPSAGNDIELRIPNKDSAGEFQPKIDLPELDKMASAAAAAPVATSATAATSAPAVLTPAVTEKPAVEKPVVPAPVASKPKAEVKAEPKAEPKARPAAKPKPESKPAAKAAAVPKSGWAVQVGAFSNADTARGLQARLSKQGYHAYTEKAGSVVRVRVGSYPTREAAEKVQHRLETQGTHSNVVNLE encoded by the coding sequence ATGGCAAAACAGACGACAGAAGAAGAATCCAGTTTGATGCGGCAGACCAGGCGCCGCTTGATCGGCGCAGTGGCGCTGGTCTTGCTGGTCGTGATCCTGCTGCCCGTGGTGTTCGATAAGGAGCCGGCGCCATCTGCGGGCAACGACATCGAGTTGCGCATCCCGAACAAGGACAGTGCCGGCGAGTTCCAGCCCAAGATCGACTTGCCGGAACTGGACAAGATGGCCTCTGCCGCAGCGGCCGCTCCCGTAGCGACCAGTGCGACGGCGGCGACCAGCGCTCCGGCGGTGCTGACCCCCGCAGTCACCGAGAAGCCAGCTGTCGAAAAACCGGTTGTTCCGGCACCGGTGGCGAGCAAACCCAAGGCGGAAGTGAAGGCCGAACCCAAGGCCGAACCCAAGGCCAGGCCTGCAGCCAAGCCGAAGCCGGAAAGCAAGCCGGCTGCCAAGGCCGCGGCAGTGCCGAAGTCGGGCTGGGCGGTGCAGGTGGGCGCATTCTCCAATGCCGATACGGCCAGGGGCCTGCAGGCCAGGCTGAGCAAGCAGGGATATCACGCCTATACCGAAAAGGCGGGCAGCGTGGTGCGCGTGCGTGTCGGTAGTTATCCGACGCGAGAAGCCGCGGAAAAGGTACAGCACAGGCTGGAAACGCAGGGAACGCACTCCAACGTGGTCAACCTCGAATAA
- a CDS encoding CvpA family protein yields the protein MTSFDYAVIAIIVLSAVVGWWRGFMYELFSLIGWLAAYIVAHTYSAQALPYVPPAVGADNIRSAAAFAALFIVTLIIGALFAWFLARLAKFAGLAGMDGKFGAIFGMLRGGLVVIALVWLGGLTDLPQLPFWRNALTSKPLQEMALYAKDYLPENAARK from the coding sequence GTGACGTCGTTCGATTATGCGGTCATTGCGATCATCGTGCTTTCCGCAGTGGTGGGCTGGTGGCGCGGCTTCATGTACGAACTGTTCTCGCTGATCGGCTGGCTGGCGGCGTACATCGTGGCCCATACCTATTCGGCACAGGCGCTGCCGTATGTGCCGCCGGCAGTCGGTGCGGATAACATCCGTTCGGCTGCGGCGTTCGCGGCATTGTTCATCGTGACGCTGATCATCGGCGCCCTGTTTGCCTGGTTCCTGGCAAGATTGGCGAAGTTCGCGGGCCTGGCGGGGATGGACGGCAAGTTTGGCGCGATCTTCGGCATGCTCCGGGGCGGGCTGGTGGTGATCGCGCTGGTGTGGCTTGGTGGGTTGACCGACCTGCCGCAGTTGCCGTTCTGGCGCAATGCGCTGACCAGCAAGCCGTTGCAGGAGATGGCGCTATACGCCAAGGACTACTTGCCGGAAAACGCGGCACGGAAATAG
- a CDS encoding O-succinylhomoserine sulfhydrylase, with the protein MSEENYQPETLALRAGGVQSQFHEHSEALFLTSSFTFDSAEQAAKRFIGEEPGNIYSRFTNPTVTMFEQRLAALEGAEQCVATASGMSAILACCMGLLKAGDHVIASQSIFGSTVNLFNTVLKKFGVETTFVSATDVREWQAAVRPNTKLLFLETPSNPLTEVSDIAAIAAVAKACGAPLAVDNCFCTPILQRPLELGADIVIHSATKYIDGQGRVLGGAVLGSRKLMEPVYGFLRTTGPTMSAFNAWVFLKGIETLKLRMEAHSANALQLAQWLERQPNVARVFYPGLASHPQHALAMKQQKTGGGIVAFEVKGGKAAAWRVIDSTRLLSITANLGDTKSTITHPATTTHARITPEARAAAGIGDGLIRIAVGLEAVVDIQNDLARGL; encoded by the coding sequence ATGTCGGAAGAAAACTACCAACCGGAAACGCTGGCGTTGCGCGCCGGCGGCGTACAAAGCCAGTTCCACGAACACAGCGAAGCCTTGTTCCTCACTTCCAGTTTCACCTTCGACAGCGCGGAGCAGGCGGCCAAGCGCTTCATCGGCGAAGAGCCGGGCAACATCTATTCGCGTTTCACCAATCCCACCGTCACCATGTTCGAGCAGCGCCTGGCCGCGCTGGAAGGCGCCGAGCAATGCGTGGCGACGGCATCCGGCATGTCCGCCATCTTGGCGTGCTGCATGGGCCTGCTGAAAGCGGGCGATCACGTCATCGCATCGCAGAGCATCTTCGGTTCAACGGTGAACCTGTTCAATACCGTGCTGAAAAAATTCGGCGTGGAGACGACCTTCGTTTCCGCCACCGATGTGCGTGAATGGCAAGCGGCAGTGCGTCCGAACACGAAACTGTTGTTCCTGGAGACGCCCTCCAATCCGCTCACCGAAGTGTCCGACATCGCGGCCATTGCTGCCGTGGCAAAAGCATGCGGGGCACCGCTGGCGGTCGACAACTGCTTTTGCACGCCCATCCTGCAGCGTCCGCTGGAACTGGGGGCGGACATCGTGATCCATTCCGCCACCAAGTACATCGACGGCCAGGGCCGCGTGCTGGGCGGCGCGGTGCTGGGCAGCAGGAAGTTGATGGAGCCGGTGTATGGTTTCCTGCGCACCACCGGCCCAACCATGAGCGCGTTCAATGCATGGGTGTTCCTGAAGGGCATCGAGACGCTCAAGCTGCGCATGGAAGCGCACAGTGCCAATGCATTGCAACTGGCGCAATGGCTGGAGCGACAGCCCAATGTGGCGCGCGTGTTCTATCCCGGCTTGGCGTCGCATCCGCAGCATGCATTGGCGATGAAGCAGCAGAAGACTGGCGGCGGCATCGTCGCGTTCGAGGTGAAGGGCGGCAAGGCGGCAGCCTGGCGCGTGATCGACAGCACCCGGCTGCTCTCCATCACCGCGAACCTGGGCGATACCAAATCCACCATCACGCATCCGGCCACCACCACCCATGCGCGCATCACGCCGGAAGCACGTGCGGCAGCGGGCATCGGCGATGGCCTGATCCGCATCGCGGTCGGTCTGGAAGCGGTCGTCGATATCCAGAACGATCTGGCGCGCGGGCTGTAA
- the trpA gene encoding tryptophan synthase subunit alpha produces MSRIQTAFEKLKQQKRKALIPFITAGDPSQQLTVPLLHGLVAAGADVLELGVPFSDPMADGPTIQRASERALRNGMSLRGVLGMVAEFRKQDAVTPVVLMGYGNPIEAMGWETFAQRCAEVGVDGVLTVDFPPEESHEAFEHLQRHNISPIFLLAPTTNEARIEQVAKLARGYVYYVSLKGVTGAGNLDLSAIEQKLPQLRKHIKLPIGVGFGIRDAATARAVARLCDGVVVGSRIVQEVEDSTEQNVVANVGKLVKELRQAIDQ; encoded by the coding sequence ATGAGTCGCATACAAACCGCTTTTGAAAAGCTCAAGCAGCAGAAGCGCAAGGCGCTGATCCCGTTCATCACGGCCGGCGACCCGTCGCAGCAGCTGACCGTGCCGTTGCTGCATGGGCTGGTGGCTGCAGGGGCGGACGTGCTCGAACTGGGCGTGCCTTTTTCCGACCCGATGGCGGACGGTCCCACCATCCAGCGCGCTTCCGAGCGGGCGCTCAGGAACGGCATGTCGCTGCGCGGCGTGCTGGGCATGGTGGCGGAGTTCCGCAAGCAGGACGCAGTCACACCGGTGGTGCTGATGGGTTACGGCAACCCGATCGAAGCGATGGGCTGGGAAACATTTGCTCAGCGTTGCGCCGAAGTCGGCGTCGACGGCGTGCTGACGGTGGACTTTCCGCCGGAAGAGAGCCACGAAGCATTCGAGCACCTGCAACGCCACAATATTTCCCCCATCTTCCTGCTGGCACCGACCACCAACGAGGCTCGCATCGAGCAAGTCGCCAAACTGGCACGCGGCTATGTGTACTACGTCTCGCTCAAGGGCGTGACCGGCGCGGGCAACCTCGACCTGTCGGCCATCGAGCAGAAGCTGCCGCAGCTGCGCAAGCACATCAAGCTGCCCATCGGCGTCGGCTTCGGCATCCGCGATGCCGCAACGGCCAGGGCTGTCGCCAGGTTATGTGACGGCGTGGTGGTGGGTAGCCGCATCGTGCAGGAAGTCGAGGATTCGACCGAGCAAAATGTAGTCGCCAATGTGGGTAAATTGGTGAAAGAATTGCGCCAGGCGATCGATCAATGA
- the folC gene encoding bifunctional tetrahydrofolate synthase/dihydrofolate synthase has protein sequence MPDTLADWLTYLESLHPKTIALGLDRVAQVKQRLNLQPAFPVIVVGGTNGKGSVCAMLEAILHAAGYRVGCYTSPHLLAYNERVRIAKQQASDAELCASFAQIEQVRGDIPLTYFEFGTLAAMQCFISHQVDVAVLEVGLGGRLDAVNVFDADCAVVASVDIDHTDYLGDTREQIAFEKAGIFRRDRVAICADSDVPQTLRTRAREIGAQLWSIGSEFGFVPHQGQWDYRSRSAARNALPYPALRGAFQLHNASAVLAALDALKDRLPVSMEAVRRGLVEVQLAGRFQFVPGRPQLILDVAHNPHAARSLAQNLGDLPPARTFAVFAMLKDKDMAGVVRALDAQIDVWLVAGIDAPRGATAAELAQVLQNAQVRGEVKACLTIADALHEASNRASENDRIAAFGSFYTVAEVMRVRGLRCA, from the coding sequence ATGCCCGACACCCTGGCCGACTGGCTGACCTATCTCGAATCCCTGCATCCCAAGACCATCGCGCTCGGCCTGGATCGCGTGGCGCAGGTCAAGCAGCGATTGAATCTGCAGCCGGCCTTCCCCGTCATCGTGGTCGGCGGCACCAACGGCAAGGGCTCGGTGTGCGCCATGCTGGAAGCCATCCTGCATGCGGCCGGATACCGAGTCGGCTGCTATACCTCGCCGCACCTGCTGGCGTACAACGAGCGCGTGCGTATAGCCAAACAACAGGCGAGCGATGCCGAGTTGTGCGCATCGTTCGCGCAGATCGAACAGGTGCGCGGCGATATCCCGCTGACCTATTTCGAATTCGGCACGCTGGCTGCCATGCAGTGTTTCATTTCCCATCAAGTGGATGTTGCCGTGCTCGAAGTCGGCCTGGGCGGGCGGCTGGACGCGGTGAACGTGTTCGATGCGGATTGTGCGGTGGTGGCCAGCGTGGATATCGACCATACCGACTACCTGGGCGATACGCGCGAACAGATCGCGTTCGAGAAGGCGGGCATCTTCCGCCGGGATCGCGTGGCGATATGCGCAGACAGCGATGTGCCGCAGACGCTGCGTACCCGGGCCCGGGAGATCGGCGCGCAGCTGTGGAGCATCGGCAGCGAGTTCGGGTTCGTGCCGCACCAGGGGCAGTGGGATTACCGCAGCCGATCGGCTGCACGCAACGCATTGCCATATCCGGCCTTGCGCGGCGCGTTCCAGCTGCATAACGCCAGCGCCGTGCTGGCGGCGCTGGATGCGCTGAAGGACCGTTTACCGGTGAGCATGGAGGCGGTACGCCGGGGGCTGGTCGAGGTGCAGCTTGCCGGCCGCTTCCAGTTCGTGCCCGGCAGGCCGCAATTGATCCTCGATGTGGCGCATAACCCGCATGCAGCGCGGTCGCTGGCGCAGAACCTGGGCGATCTGCCGCCCGCCAGGACCTTTGCGGTATTCGCCATGCTCAAGGACAAGGATATGGCCGGGGTGGTGCGTGCGCTGGATGCGCAGATCGATGTCTGGCTGGTCGCCGGGATCGATGCGCCACGCGGGGCGACAGCTGCCGAACTGGCGCAGGTGCTGCAAAATGCACAGGTTCGTGGCGAGGTTAAAGCCTGCCTGACCATTGCCGATGCGCTGCATGAGGCCAGCAACCGGGCATCCGAAAATGATAGAATCGCGGCCTTCGGATCATTTTATACGGTAGCGGAAGTGATGCGGGTGCGTGGCTTGCGCTGCGCCTGA
- the accD gene encoding acetyl-CoA carboxylase, carboxyltransferase subunit beta, with protein sequence MSWFQKLLPPKIKRRGEAEAKKSVPDGLWHKCPSCQAVLYHADLEKNHSVCPKCNHHHRISARTRLDWLLDNEGRFEIGSEVLSVDTLKFKDQKKYSDRLVDAKKKTGEDDALIVLQGSIHALPVVAAAFEFDFMGGSMGSVVGERFVRGVQVALEQQCPYICFSASGGARMQEGLLSLMQMAKTSAALTQLSEARLPFISVLTDPTMGGVSASFAFLGDVVIAEPGALIGFAGARVIQQTVRETLPEGFQRAEFLLEHGAIDMIVDRRQMRDQLATLITLLTKQDAVARLEAA encoded by the coding sequence ATGAGCTGGTTCCAAAAACTGTTACCGCCCAAGATCAAGCGCAGGGGCGAGGCCGAGGCCAAAAAGAGCGTGCCGGACGGCTTGTGGCACAAATGCCCGTCGTGCCAGGCTGTGCTGTATCACGCCGACCTGGAAAAGAACCACAGCGTCTGTCCCAAGTGCAACCACCATCATCGCATCAGCGCCCGCACCCGTCTCGACTGGCTATTGGACAACGAAGGCCGTTTCGAGATCGGTTCGGAGGTGCTGTCGGTCGATACGCTGAAATTCAAGGACCAGAAGAAATACAGCGACCGTCTGGTCGATGCGAAGAAGAAAACCGGCGAGGACGATGCCTTGATCGTGCTGCAGGGCAGCATCCATGCATTGCCGGTCGTCGCGGCTGCCTTCGAATTCGATTTCATGGGCGGCTCCATGGGTTCTGTCGTGGGTGAGCGTTTCGTGCGCGGCGTGCAGGTTGCGCTGGAGCAGCAATGTCCCTATATCTGTTTTTCCGCCAGCGGCGGTGCGCGCATGCAGGAAGGCCTGCTGTCGCTGATGCAGATGGCCAAGACCAGCGCCGCGCTTACCCAGCTTTCCGAAGCCAGGCTGCCTTTCATCTCGGTGCTGACCGACCCGACCATGGGCGGCGTCTCGGCCAGCTTTGCCTTCCTCGGCGATGTGGTCATCGCCGAGCCGGGGGCATTGATCGGTTTCGCCGGTGCGCGCGTGATCCAGCAGACCGTACGCGAGACCCTGCCGGAGGGCTTTCAGCGTGCAGAGTTCCTGCTGGAACACGGTGCCATCGACATGATCGTGGACCGGCGCCAGATGCGTGACCAGCTGGCTACGCTGATCACGCTGCTGACCAAGCAGGACGCGGTTGCGCGGCTGGAGGCGGCCTGA
- a CDS encoding CinA family protein — protein MTSLAEQVGAALKLHGMMLATAESCTGGGIAEAVTAISGSSSWFERGFVTYANAAKVEMLGVRQSTLDAHGAVSEATVREMAAGALQHSHAHIAVAVSGVAGPAGGTPEKPVGTVWFGWALRDGEVHARLHNLKGDRAAIREQSVEIALRGVLNILNNHVKTA, from the coding sequence GTGACCAGCCTGGCAGAACAGGTCGGCGCGGCGCTCAAGCTGCACGGCATGATGCTGGCGACGGCGGAGTCCTGCACCGGCGGCGGCATCGCCGAGGCGGTCACCGCCATCTCTGGCAGTTCGTCGTGGTTCGAGCGAGGCTTCGTCACCTATGCCAATGCTGCCAAGGTCGAGATGCTGGGCGTGCGACAGTCCACACTGGATGCGCATGGCGCAGTGTCCGAAGCCACGGTGCGCGAGATGGCGGCGGGCGCATTGCAGCATAGCCATGCGCATATCGCAGTAGCGGTGAGCGGAGTTGCCGGACCTGCCGGCGGCACACCGGAGAAGCCCGTCGGCACCGTGTGGTTCGGCTGGGCCTTGCGCGACGGCGAGGTGCATGCACGCCTGCATAATTTGAAGGGCGACCGTGCTGCGATACGCGAGCAATCAGTTGAGATCGCCTTGCGCGGTGTGCTTAACATTTTGAATAACCATGTAAAAACAGCCTAG
- the purF gene encoding amidophosphoribosyltransferase yields the protein MCGILGVVAQSPVNQLLYDGLQVLQHRGQDAAGIATLERNTFHLHKGNGLAHDVFRTRNMRALKGNAGIAHVRYPTAGSAVDHNEAQPFYVNSPFGLVLGHNGNLTNTAQLQKELFLEDMRHVNTNSDSEVLLNVLAHELQAKATNYRLDPKTIFAAVSAVHRRCRGAYAVVAMISGYGLLAFRDTHGIRPLVVGSNQADKGVEYLVASESVALDTLGFKFLRDIAPGEAVFIDLDGNFHSQQCAEQHELNPCIFEYVYFARPDSVIDGISVYETRLNMGEYLADKLQRVWPDHDIDVVIPIPDSSRPSALQMANRLGIPFREGFVKNRYIGRTFIMPGQAMRKKSVRQKLNAIGLEFKGKNVLLVDDSIVRGTTSREIVQMARDAGARKVYFASAAPPVKFPNVYGIDMPSRKELIATGRSDEEICREISADRIIYQDLDDLKAAVHKCNPKIAKFDCSCFDGEYITGDITDEYLDRVEAARAGGKANKPVDDDQMELDLAMSVSSM from the coding sequence ATGTGTGGGATTCTAGGTGTCGTCGCGCAAAGCCCCGTCAATCAGTTGCTGTATGACGGATTGCAAGTGTTGCAGCATCGCGGCCAGGATGCGGCCGGCATTGCCACGCTGGAACGCAATACCTTTCACCTGCACAAGGGCAACGGCCTAGCGCATGACGTGTTCCGTACCCGCAACATGCGCGCACTCAAGGGGAATGCCGGCATCGCCCATGTGCGCTATCCAACTGCGGGTTCGGCGGTCGACCACAACGAGGCACAGCCGTTCTACGTGAATTCCCCGTTCGGGCTGGTGCTGGGGCACAACGGCAACCTCACCAATACCGCGCAATTGCAGAAGGAATTGTTCCTCGAGGACATGCGCCATGTGAACACCAACTCCGACTCGGAAGTGTTGCTCAACGTGCTGGCGCACGAACTGCAAGCCAAGGCGACCAACTATCGCCTCGACCCCAAGACCATCTTCGCTGCGGTCTCTGCCGTGCATCGCCGCTGCCGCGGCGCCTATGCCGTGGTGGCGATGATCTCGGGGTACGGCCTGCTGGCCTTCCGCGATACGCACGGCATCCGCCCCTTGGTGGTGGGCAGCAACCAGGCCGACAAGGGCGTGGAATACCTGGTCGCTTCCGAGAGTGTGGCGCTGGATACGCTGGGCTTCAAGTTCCTGCGCGACATCGCACCGGGTGAGGCGGTGTTCATCGACCTCGATGGCAACTTCCACAGCCAGCAATGCGCCGAGCAGCACGAGTTGAACCCCTGCATCTTCGAATACGTCTATTTCGCCCGCCCGGACTCGGTGATCGATGGCATCTCGGTGTACGAGACGCGCCTCAACATGGGTGAGTATCTGGCCGACAAGCTGCAGCGCGTGTGGCCAGATCACGATATCGACGTGGTGATCCCGATCCCTGATTCCAGCCGCCCCAGCGCACTGCAGATGGCCAACCGCCTCGGCATCCCGTTCCGCGAAGGCTTTGTGAAGAACCGCTACATCGGCCGTACCTTCATCATGCCAGGGCAGGCCATGCGCAAGAAATCGGTGCGCCAGAAGCTCAACGCGATCGGCCTCGAGTTCAAGGGCAAGAATGTGCTGCTGGTGGACGACTCCATCGTGCGCGGCACCACCAGCCGCGAGATCGTGCAGATGGCGCGCGACGCCGGCGCGCGCAAGGTGTATTTCGCTTCCGCCGCCCCTCCCGTCAAGTTCCCCAACGTTTACGGCATCGACATGCCCAGCCGCAAGGAACTCATCGCCACCGGCCGCAGCGATGAGGAGATCTGCCGCGAGATCAGCGCCGACCGCATCATCTACCAGGACCTTGATGACCTGAAAGCGGCGGTGCATAAGTGCAACCCGAAGATCGCGAAATTCGACTGTTCCTGTTTCGATGGCGAATACATCACGGGCGATATCACAGACGAATACCTGGATCGTGTCGAAGCGGCGCGCGCCGGCGGCAAGGCCAACAAGCCGGTGGATGACGACCAGATGGAGCTCGATCTGGCGATGTCCGTCAGTTCGATGTGA
- the recX gene encoding recombination regulator RecX, producing the protein MKSQKKPELSLRVRAMRYLARREHSRAELHGKLLPYVQEGEDLGAVLDELEKKNWLSDARAATLLVDSKRGRFGTQRIAHELRQKGIAENLIADAIPQLKETELEAAREVWQRKFGTLPQDAREKARQIRFLQSRGFSIDVTLKVLKQAPGMEAGED; encoded by the coding sequence GTGAAGTCGCAGAAGAAGCCTGAACTCAGCCTGCGCGTGCGCGCCATGCGGTATCTGGCGCGGCGCGAACATAGCCGTGCCGAGCTGCACGGCAAGCTGTTGCCGTATGTGCAGGAAGGCGAGGACCTGGGAGCCGTGCTGGACGAGCTGGAGAAAAAGAACTGGCTCTCCGACGCACGCGCGGCCACCTTGCTGGTAGATAGCAAACGCGGCCGTTTCGGCACCCAGCGCATCGCGCATGAGCTGCGTCAGAAAGGCATCGCCGAGAACCTCATCGCCGATGCCATCCCCCAGCTGAAGGAAACCGAACTGGAGGCCGCCCGCGAAGTCTGGCAGCGAAAGTTCGGTACCCTGCCGCAGGACGCCAGGGAAAAGGCACGGCAGATACGTTTTCTGCAATCGCGCGGGTTTTCCATCGATGTGACGCTGAAGGTGCTCAAGCAAGCTCCCGGGATGGAGGCTGGCGAGGACTGA
- a CDS encoding FMN-binding negative transcriptional regulator, producing MYVPEHFAEADLTTLHAFMRQHSFATLVTQHDGAPFASHLPMFLDAAIGPYGAVFGHLARGNPQWQDLAAGAEALVMFQGPHAYVSPAWYVPNPMVVPTWNFMAVHAYGSARILPQDELAGALHQLVDEHEQAFDPPWKLQLSESMRERTLGAIVGFEIRLGRIEGKFKLSQNRSEQDRRNVIAQLSQSTHGREIAQRMSLDLERK from the coding sequence ATGTATGTTCCTGAGCACTTTGCCGAAGCCGACTTGACCACGCTGCATGCGTTCATGCGCCAGCACAGTTTTGCCACACTGGTCACCCAGCATGACGGCGCACCGTTCGCCAGCCATCTGCCGATGTTCCTGGATGCCGCCATCGGACCGTATGGCGCAGTGTTCGGGCATCTGGCGCGCGGCAATCCGCAATGGCAGGACCTGGCGGCAGGGGCTGAGGCGCTGGTGATGTTCCAGGGACCGCATGCCTATGTCTCGCCGGCATGGTATGTCCCCAACCCGATGGTGGTGCCGACCTGGAATTTCATGGCCGTTCACGCCTATGGTTCGGCGCGCATCCTGCCGCAGGACGAATTGGCGGGCGCCCTGCACCAATTGGTGGATGAACATGAGCAGGCGTTCGATCCGCCCTGGAAACTGCAGCTGTCCGAGTCGATGCGGGAGCGTACGCTGGGCGCCATTGTCGGCTTCGAGATCAGGCTGGGGCGCATCGAAGGCAAATTCAAGCTGAGCCAGAATCGATCGGAGCAGGACAGGCGCAATGTGATCGCGCAGCTGTCGCAAAGCACGCATGGCAGGGAAATCGCTCAGCGGATGAGTCTTGATCTAGAAAGGAAATGA
- the recA gene encoding recombinase RecA codes for MDDNKSKALAAALSQIEKQFGKGSIMRLGESEVGKDIQVVSTGSLGLDIALGVGGLPRGRVIEIYGPESSGKTTLTLQVIAEMQKMGGTAAFIDAEHALDPQYARKLGVKVEDLLISQPDNGEQALEIVDMLVRSGSVDVVVVDSVAALTPKAEIEGEMGDAQMGLHARLMSQALRKLTANINRSNTMVIFINQIRMKIGVMFGNPETTTGGNALKFYASVRMDIRRTGAIKKGDEVIGNETRVKVVKNKVAPPFKEANFDILYGEGISREGEIIELGVLHKIVEKSGAWYAYNGEKIGQGKDNAREFLKGNPDIAAEIENKVRAAVGVAALGTSEVAEEA; via the coding sequence ATGGACGACAACAAAAGCAAGGCACTCGCCGCGGCACTGAGCCAGATCGAAAAACAGTTCGGCAAGGGCTCCATCATGCGCCTGGGCGAGAGCGAAGTCGGCAAGGACATCCAGGTCGTTTCGACCGGCTCGCTGGGGCTGGACATCGCACTGGGCGTCGGCGGCCTGCCGCGCGGCCGCGTGATCGAAATCTACGGCCCGGAATCCTCCGGCAAAACCACGCTTACTCTGCAAGTCATCGCCGAGATGCAAAAGATGGGCGGCACTGCCGCCTTCATCGACGCGGAACATGCGCTCGATCCGCAATACGCCAGGAAGCTGGGCGTGAAGGTCGAAGACCTGCTGATTTCGCAGCCTGACAACGGCGAACAGGCGCTGGAGATCGTCGACATGCTGGTGCGTTCCGGTTCCGTGGACGTGGTGGTGGTCGACTCCGTTGCCGCGCTGACGCCCAAGGCCGAGATCGAAGGCGAGATGGGCGATGCCCAGATGGGCCTGCACGCCCGCCTGATGTCGCAGGCGTTGCGCAAGCTCACCGCAAACATCAACCGCTCCAACACCATGGTCATCTTCATCAACCAGATCCGCATGAAGATCGGCGTGATGTTCGGCAACCCCGAGACCACCACCGGCGGCAACGCGCTCAAATTTTACGCCTCCGTGCGCATGGACATCCGCCGTACCGGCGCGATCAAGAAAGGCGATGAGGTCATCGGCAACGAGACCCGCGTCAAGGTGGTCAAGAACAAGGTCGCCCCCCCGTTCAAGGAAGCCAACTTCGATATCCTCTACGGCGAAGGCATCTCGCGCGAGGGCGAGATCATCGAACTGGGCGTGCTGCACAAGATCGTCGAGAAATCGGGCGCTTGGTATGCCTATAACGGCGAGAAGATCGGCCAGGGCAAGGATAATGCGCGCGAGTTCCTCAAGGGCAACCCGGACATCGCTGCGGAGATCGAGAACAAGGTGCGTGCGGCGGTCGGTGTCGCCGCCCTGGGCACAAGTGAAGTCGCAGAAGAAGCCTGA